CGTCAGGGGGTAGTGGGACGAGAGGGCGGTGACCAGGTTGGCCACCGCGAACACCGCCACCGCCGGCAACAGCAGGCGCTTGCGCCGCCAGGCCGCCGTCATGACCGACAGGGGGATCGCCGCGACGCCGGTGGCGATCGCGTAGACCGTCAGGGCCTGGCCCATCGCCGATTCGCTCACCGACATGTCACGGGCCATCTCGGGGAGCACACCCGCCGGGAGCGCCTCGGTCAGGATCCCCACGAAGGCGGCTGTGGCCAGCGCCAGGAGCGGTGAGAGGGGCAGTTCTCGGTCGTTGGCCGCTGCCGTCGGAGTGGATGTGCTCAGCAGTTCTGTCCGGGAGGTCGACATGGTCGTATCCTCAAACCCTCACATCGGTGTGAGGGTCAAGCCCGTACGAACGAGGTGGGTCACATGCGGATCGGGGAGCTGTCCGAGCGGACCGGAACCCCTCGTCGGCTGCTGCGCTACTACGAGGAGCAGGGCCTGCTCGTCGCCGACCGCGCGCCCAACGGCTACCGCGACTATGCCGAGGGCTGTGTGAACCGGGTCCTGCAGATCAGAGGACTCCTCGACTCCGGGCTGTCGACGCGGATCATCAAGCAGATCCTGCCGTGCATCAACGACCCCCGGGGCATCCACGTATCCGACGCGACGCCGGAGACGATCGCCATCCTGGAGGGCGAGCGCCGGCGCATGACCGACCGCATCGCGTGCCTGACGCGCAGCAGGGAGGCCATCTCCGGGTACCTCGACGCCGTGCGCCGTGGGTCCGCCGGCGCGGCCTGACCGTATGGGGTGCGTGGGGTCGGTACGACGGCGTGGGCTTCCGTTGGGGTCAGCGGCCCACCTCGTGGTGGTGGCCCGTCGGGCCCGGGAGGGGTTTGAGGTCCACCTGGATGCGGTGGGTGGTGTCGTGGCTGACCGTGCCGCCCAGGCGGGCCTCCACGACGCCGAGGCGGAGGCCCGCGCCGCCCTCGCCCGAGCGGTGGAACTGGACCGCGAACTCCAGGCTGACCTGCTCCACGCTGAACCGCCAGTCGCTCGCCGCGCCCTCCGCCTGGGCCCGGGCCAGTTCCGCGCGGACCGTGCCGATGGCTTCCGCGAGACCGACCGGTTCGGTATCGCTCATGTCAACACCCCGTCGGATTCTGTTGGTTGACTGCGTGGATCGAACGCGTCGATCGAACGATCCAAGTTGGTTCACAAGTCTAGGGACGCACCATGCCCCGCGCGTAGTGTGATGTGGCATGGGGGAATTGCGTGCGGACTGGAGACTCCGGCTGCGGCGCGGGAGTGCGCGGGGCCCCATCTGCGGCGCCGGGGTGCTCGTCGATCAGAACACCGCGTTGACCTGCGCCCATGTGGTGCGGGATCCGGGTGCCGTCATGTGGGTCGAGTTCGCGGAGAACAGTGAGATCGAAGGGGTGGCCGCGCGGGTGCTGCCCGGCGGTTGGCTCGCTGACGGGGAGGGCGGCGAGGACGTCGCCGTACTGCGGTTGGACGCGCCCCGGCCCCAGGCGCGGCCCGCCCGGCTGGAGACCGGGTTGTGGGGCGGCATGGAGGTGTCCGCCACCGGGTACGCGGAGGGCTTCGACGACGGGATGAGTCTGTGGGGGCGGATCGGCGGGGTCAGCGGTGAGCGGGTGCAGCTCGACGCCGTGACAAAGGCCGAGGTGGTGCGTCGGGGGTTCAGCGGGGCCGCCGTGTGCACCCGGCCGGAGGAGGGGCGGCCCGCGCGGGTCGTCGGGCTCGTCGTCAGCTGGCGCGGGGACATGGGCGAGGTGTTGCCCGAGAACAACCGGCTCGCCTTCTCGTATCTCATTCCCGTCGCGCGTATCGCCGAACTGTCGCCCGTTGTCGCCGAGTTGACCGGTCCGTACGCCTGGGACCACGGGTTCGAGGAGCGGCTCGCGCGGTGGTTCGGTGACGACCACGCCGACGAGGAGCCGGTCAAGGTCACCGTGGTGCCTCCGGGGAGCGGGAAGGACCGGTCCCTGCGGCACCTCGTGCACCTGGCCGATCTCGTCCACCGGGGCGGTGCGTCCAGTCGGCCCGACCTCGCCGATCACGCACTGGGGCACATCGCCTTCCCGCCCGGACGGTATCTGGCGTACTGGGACTGGCTGCTCGGGACCCGGCCGCCCCCGCCCGGGCCGCCGCCCACGCTCGTGGGTGAGCGGCGGGCCACCGTCGTGGTCGACGGGCTCGACGAGGAGCCCGAGCCGGGCGCGCTGATCGCGCTGCTCGCCCGATTACGGACGCTCGGCTTCCGGCTGTTGCTGGTCTTCCGGCACGAGGGCGGCACCGGGTGGAACGCCGCCCGCGACGAACTCCTCGCGCCCGCGCTCCTCGACCATGCCGACGCGCTCCTCGCCCGGCTGGAACGGGCCGAGTTCAGCCGCGCGGTGCGGCACGGTGTCGTCGACAGCGCCTCCCTCGGCTCCCTCACCGAGACGGCGGAACGGCGCCGGAGCGAGCGCCGGTTGCTCGACGGGGACGGGGGGAGTGGGGGGAGCGTGGGGAGTCGGGCAGGTGGAGGCGGTGGGGGTAGCGGGGGTAGTGGGGGTAGTGGAGGTAGTGGGGGCATCGATCCGCAGCAACGGCTCGCCCGGCTACGGGAGTTGATCCGCACCCTTCGCGCGGATCTGCGCCGCGTGGGAGAGCGGGCGGGTGGGGCGTGGCCTTCCGGGGGCCGGGCGGGTGGAGGGTGGCCTGCCGGGGACCGTGCGTCCGACGGTCGTGCGTCCGACGGGCGTGCATCCGAAAGTCGTGCGTCCGACGGTCGTGCGGCCGGAGATTGGCCTTCCGGAGGTCTGACATGAAATTCGCCGCTCGGTTCGGGATGGGGGCGGGTGGTCCGGAGGCGGGGGCTCCGGTCACCGGTGGCTCCTGGGGGCCGGGGGCGGGCGCGCCCGGGGGAGTCGGGGCAGGTGGGGCGGGTGACTCAGGTGGTTCGGGGGTGGGGCCGGCGGGCCGCTCCGGGGGTGAGGGGGCGGGGGCGGGCACATGTCCGCATCGGCGGTTCAGTGGTGCTCCGTGTGGGGGGAGTCTGCTGCCCACCGGGTACTGCGCCGTTTGCGGGCGGGCCGAGGACGGGCCCCGGTTGCCCGCGTTGCCCGAGGAGCCTTGGGAGTTCGGGCCCGCCGAGTTGCTCGCGCTGCCCGAGCGGGCGTCGCGGCCCGCGCAGGAGCGGCTCATCCATCCCGAGGCTCCGCTGCGCGTGCGGATGGTCTGCTCGTCCGCCGAGTGCGGCATCACCTTCGCGCCGCCGTACACCGTCGGCCCGGTGCCGGTCGAGGGGTACTGCCCGGCCTGCGGCGAGCCCTACTCGTACCGGCCCGAACTCGCCGAGGGCGATGTGCTGCGCGACCAGTACCGGATCATGGGGCCCATCGCGCACGGCGGTCAGGGCTGGGTCTATCTCGCCGAGGACACGCACCTCGGAGACGTCGTCGCCGTGAAGGGGCTGCTCAACCGGTACGAGCAGGACGGGGCCCGGCTCGCCGACGTCGAACGCCGCAACCTCGTCGCCATCCGCCACCCCCGTATCGTCCAGATCCGCGACTTCGTCGCCCGGCGCGACGACTCCGGGCGGGTCACCGGCGGGTACATCGTCATGGACGACGTCGGCGACGGCACCCTCGACAAGGTCGTCAAGGAGACCCGGCGCGGGGAGTCCGTCCTCGACATCGAGCACGTGGCCGCGTACGGCTGTCAGATCCTCGAAGCCCTCGTCCATCTGCACGCGGGCGGGGAGAAGGGCTTCGTGTACGGGGACATGAAGCCCTCGAACGTCGTGCACCACGGGGACGGCGTCAAGGTCATCGACCTCGGCGGGATGCGGGAGCGGGGCCAGAGCCAGCCGCCCGCCCACGTCACCCCCGACTACATGGCGCCCGAGACGGCGTCCTCGCCCATGCCCACCACCGCCCACGACCTGCACACGGTCGGCGTCACCCTGCGGGAACTCGCCGGCTGGGCCGTCGACGAGGTGCCCGGCCTCGGCACCGCCTCCTTCCACGGCGTCGTCGACCGCGCCACCCGCACCGACCCCGGGCTGCGCTTCACCGACGCCCGCGAGATGGCCGGCCAACTGCGGGGCGCGCTGCGGGAGATCCGCGCCCTGCGCGGCAAGAGCGACCCGCCCGAACCCTCCGACTACTTCTGGCCGTCCCCCCAACTGCTCGGCGCCCGGCTCGGCACCGTGCCCGGTATCGAACACTGGCTCGAACGTGCTCGCCGTGACCGGTACGATCCGCCCCTCGCCCCCGCCCTCGACCTCGGCGCGCCCACCCTCACCGAGATCGCCCGCCGACTGCCGGTGCCCAGGCGCTACCCGGGCGACCCGCAGACCGCGCGGTTCGAGGTCAGCAGCGGCTACGACCCCGGCCGGCTCCTCGACCAGGAGGAGGGCAAGCCGCCCTCGGTCGAGATCCGCCTGCACAACGTACGGGTCCTGCTCGGCCGGAACACCCGCGACGACCTGGAACGCGCCCAGGAGGAGCTGGACACCGCCGACTCCATCCCCGGGCCCTCCGCCGTACGGCGCTGGCGGCTGGAGTGGCACCGCGCGCTGGTCGCGCTGCGCCGGGCCGACCTCGACGACGACCTGCGCCGGGTCGCCGAGGCCAAGCGCCACTTCACCGCGGTCCGCCTCGAACTGCCCGGCGAGTACGCGCCCAAACTGGCCCTCGCCTACTGCGGGGAACGGCTCGGCGACGATACGTCCGGGCCCACGGCCAAGGAGTTGTACGAGGCCGTGTTCGCACGCAACCCCGCGCACGGGGGCGCGGCCCTGGGGCTCGCCCGGCTCGCGCTCCGCGCCGGCGACCGCCGGGCCGCCCTCGACGTCCTCGGCCGGGTCCGTCCCGGCACCCTGGACCACACCGTCACCCGGATCGCCTCCCTGCGCATCCGCGCGGCCCGGCTGCCCCGGGACGTCGATCCGCTGCCCGCGCCCAGCGAGGTCGACGCGGCCCTGGCCGAACTGAGCGACCTCGTCCGCCGGGAACCGGGTGCCGGCGGGCCGAGCCTGTCCGAGGACGAGGCGCTGCGGCTCAGCACCGAGCTGCACGAATGGAAGCTGGACGCGTTGCACAGCCGTGGCGACCGGCCCGGCCCCGGAGGAGCGGGGGGCGGGCGGCTCGATCCCGGCAGTCTGCGGCGGCTGAGCGCGCAGGAGAGGGAGCTGCGCGCACGGATCGAGTCGCACTATCGCCAACTCGCCGCCCGGCACGGGGAGTCGGCCGCCGCGCACGAACACCTCGTGGATCTTCTGCAGGCGGTACGGCCGCAGACGGTGGTGTGACCACGGGGGCGGGGCGGCTCTTGGGGCTCCAGGGGCTCCGGTGGCTCCGGTGGCTCCCGCGGCTCCCGTGGCTCCGGAGCCTGGAGAGCAGTGTGCGCGGCGTCCATGTGGTTCGTACGGCTACGAACGGAGAAGGAACGGTGACGCACGACATGAGCGGGGGCGTGAGCGGGCACATGAGCCGGGGCGTGAGCGGGCACATGGGTCGGGGCGGCGTGAGCGGGCAGTCGGGCTTCGGGCGTGGGGGCGGGCGTATGGAGCGTCGTACGGGCGGGCAGGGGGACGGGCGCGCGGTCGGGCGTACGCGCGGTCGGGCGGAGGCGCGAGAGGGCGGGCGCACGGGCGGCCACGCGCGGGCGGCGCGGCCGGAGATCCAGGTGCGGGTCGACCTCGACGGCGACGTACGGCCGCATCGCAGCGCGAAGATCGAGGCGCATCTGCGGGTCGACGTGACCGCCGTGGGCGCGCCCGCCGAGCTGCCCGCGATCGAGCTGGCCGTGGTCGTCGCGGTCGATGTCGCCGAACCTCTCCGGGCGGTCGTCCGGCACGCCTTGCAGGCCGCGCTGCGGGGCCTGCCCGACGGCATCTCGTTCACCGTGCTCGGCGCCGGCCCCGAGCCGGTCCCGTGCCATCCGCGCGGTGACGTCGAGTGGGCCG
This genomic stretch from Streptomyces deccanensis harbors:
- a CDS encoding MerR family transcriptional regulator, giving the protein MRIGELSERTGTPRRLLRYYEEQGLLVADRAPNGYRDYAEGCVNRVLQIRGLLDSGLSTRIIKQILPCINDPRGIHVSDATPETIAILEGERRRMTDRIACLTRSREAISGYLDAVRRGSAGAA
- a CDS encoding tetratricopeptide repeat protein, which gives rise to MVCSSAECGITFAPPYTVGPVPVEGYCPACGEPYSYRPELAEGDVLRDQYRIMGPIAHGGQGWVYLAEDTHLGDVVAVKGLLNRYEQDGARLADVERRNLVAIRHPRIVQIRDFVARRDDSGRVTGGYIVMDDVGDGTLDKVVKETRRGESVLDIEHVAAYGCQILEALVHLHAGGEKGFVYGDMKPSNVVHHGDGVKVIDLGGMRERGQSQPPAHVTPDYMAPETASSPMPTTAHDLHTVGVTLRELAGWAVDEVPGLGTASFHGVVDRATRTDPGLRFTDAREMAGQLRGALREIRALRGKSDPPEPSDYFWPSPQLLGARLGTVPGIEHWLERARRDRYDPPLAPALDLGAPTLTEIARRLPVPRRYPGDPQTARFEVSSGYDPGRLLDQEEGKPPSVEIRLHNVRVLLGRNTRDDLERAQEELDTADSIPGPSAVRRWRLEWHRALVALRRADLDDDLRRVAEAKRHFTAVRLELPGEYAPKLALAYCGERLGDDTSGPTAKELYEAVFARNPAHGGAALGLARLALRAGDRRAALDVLGRVRPGTLDHTVTRIASLRIRAARLPRDVDPLPAPSEVDAALAELSDLVRREPGAGGPSLSEDEALRLSTELHEWKLDALHSRGDRPGPGGAGGGRLDPGSLRRLSAQERELRARIESHYRQLAARHGESAAAHEHLVDLLQAVRPQTVV
- a CDS encoding trypco2 family protein; protein product: MSDTEPVGLAEAIGTVRAELARAQAEGAASDWRFSVEQVSLEFAVQFHRSGEGGAGLRLGVVEARLGGTVSHDTTHRIQVDLKPLPGPTGHHHEVGR
- a CDS encoding S1 family peptidase; the protein is MGELRADWRLRLRRGSARGPICGAGVLVDQNTALTCAHVVRDPGAVMWVEFAENSEIEGVAARVLPGGWLADGEGGEDVAVLRLDAPRPQARPARLETGLWGGMEVSATGYAEGFDDGMSLWGRIGGVSGERVQLDAVTKAEVVRRGFSGAAVCTRPEEGRPARVVGLVVSWRGDMGEVLPENNRLAFSYLIPVARIAELSPVVAELTGPYAWDHGFEERLARWFGDDHADEEPVKVTVVPPGSGKDRSLRHLVHLADLVHRGGASSRPDLADHALGHIAFPPGRYLAYWDWLLGTRPPPPGPPPTLVGERRATVVVDGLDEEPEPGALIALLARLRTLGFRLLLVFRHEGGTGWNAARDELLAPALLDHADALLARLERAEFSRAVRHGVVDSASLGSLTETAERRRSERRLLDGDGGSGGSVGSRAGGGGGGSGGSGGSGGSGGIDPQQRLARLRELIRTLRADLRRVGERAGGAWPSGGRAGGGWPAGDRASDGRASDGRASESRASDGRAAGDWPSGGLT